One window of the Amycolatopsis mediterranei genome contains the following:
- a CDS encoding condensation domain-containing protein gives MGNDWLSPEQRRLLDRMLDEEGVDRGESPIVARGGDRSALPLSFAQERMWFFHRLQPASTMYNIVGAATLRGHTDPAVLQRCVDELVRRHEVLRSTFHLVDAGTSVQRVNPPGPVPMPVVDLRELDPAVRDEAVRARYSDEVDRPFDLTKDLLLRPTLLRVADDEHLLLLSQHHIATDGWSLGILLQELASLYDAYAADRPPALAEPELHYGDFALWQQDWQATGALDEHLEYWRARLTGAHALDLPTGRLRVADRSWDGGMCEVHIPAGLVGGLTALGESERATLFMVLLAGVSAVLSRWTGQQDLVVGVPVANRNRSEIESMVGSFVNTLPMRVELTGEPTFLDLLRRCRQEAVDGYAHQDVPFEKIIEEINPEREASAHTPLIRHMLGLHNTPWHELRVPGLTVDILTLDTGKARFDLEFELTPTDDGAIAGQLWFAADIMDEPYVRRLLDSVYAVLAAAVADPETPVWRLPLMAAPADLPAAEIPDAPVALPADVVLGDQVLTQAEFTARVTGLAHDLRANHCVTDGSVVALCLPHTAELAVALHAVLAAGAVALPLDPALTRAELTAAIAEAAPKRVLTTAALVEVLGDAAVDVATLGSSVTDPLPPPASDAPAVCLRSRGGTLTTHSHAELAARVRALAARFPAATVAVSPGVSPDLLVTALWWPVVAGGAVVVGKSGGTADLVLTNPARLSTLDTPARRVLSTGEPLWPDAVAAFARAFPGTELVNLYSLAEAGPVAAHVVDPAAPAPSGRIPAGSPLGARPQVRDERGEPVPDGVAGDLHVFAAGVLVPTGDRARWNVRGELEVLGKPAGRTWVAGRPAELGDVVAELTAHPAVSRAHLSRTESGELIAHVVPRTAPQAGADGGRERFVQDYLARDPESDPLLNLTGWRSPDSGAVLPAAALREWLDGGVRHILDAGPRRVLEIGCRNGQLLFKLAPRCNAYRATELSGRARRSIERQRDRLAAKAGVVELADLPPDDLTGLGGDFDTVVVNGLAGYCPGPGYLERVLAEAVRATRPGGTVFVSDVADLTAREAAHLAAEAARVPAGAPAARLREAVAHRAATTGGLALHPDWFREAAARLPGVRDVAVLRRVGTHPSELTRFRFDVVLHVALDDPLPPVREAAWADVTTDGLAEFLAVAPDLVVLHGIPVAGLTGVAAALDRLATADTAGEVRRVLDDPEPGVDPAEVVAAAAALGFDAAAGPAGAGFAELTVALRRQGSSAVPLSRVLAATVPAGACPGPLAADTAFAEWARTMPAVVRGWLRDRLPLNVVPASVVPVTAWPHRPDGSTETAVFTAAAGAEPEAETDTGEPRTATQKTVLNIWSDILGVDHMGINDDFFALGGHSLMGALVVDRLREEFAVDLPLGQLFQTPTVAEVAEYIDGRSSPGPDPAPEDEAPAVPIRALDRSAFRRKRPASSPSGAQERSR, from the coding sequence ATGGGGAACGACTGGCTCAGTCCGGAGCAGCGCAGGCTCCTGGACCGGATGCTCGACGAGGAGGGCGTCGACCGCGGGGAGTCCCCGATCGTGGCGCGCGGGGGCGACCGGTCGGCGCTGCCGCTGTCGTTCGCCCAGGAGCGCATGTGGTTCTTCCACCGCCTGCAGCCGGCCTCCACGATGTACAACATCGTCGGCGCGGCCACCCTGCGCGGGCACACCGACCCGGCGGTCCTGCAGCGCTGCGTCGACGAACTGGTGCGACGGCACGAGGTGCTGCGCTCGACGTTCCACCTGGTCGACGCCGGCACGTCGGTCCAGCGGGTCAACCCGCCCGGTCCGGTCCCGATGCCGGTCGTCGACCTGCGCGAGCTCGACCCGGCCGTGCGCGACGAGGCGGTGCGCGCCCGCTACTCCGACGAGGTGGACCGCCCGTTCGACCTGACGAAGGACCTGCTGCTGCGGCCGACCCTGCTGCGGGTCGCCGACGACGAGCACCTCCTGCTGCTCAGCCAGCACCACATCGCCACCGACGGCTGGTCGCTCGGCATCCTGCTGCAGGAGCTCGCTTCCCTGTACGACGCCTACGCCGCGGACCGGCCGCCCGCGCTGGCCGAACCGGAGCTGCACTACGGCGACTTCGCCCTGTGGCAGCAGGACTGGCAGGCCACCGGGGCGCTCGACGAGCACCTCGAGTACTGGCGGGCGCGGCTCACCGGCGCGCACGCCCTCGACCTGCCCACCGGCCGCCTGCGGGTCGCGGACCGCAGCTGGGACGGCGGCATGTGCGAGGTGCACATCCCCGCCGGGCTGGTCGGCGGCCTCACGGCGCTCGGCGAGTCCGAGCGGGCGACGCTGTTCATGGTGCTGCTCGCCGGGGTGTCCGCCGTGCTCTCCCGGTGGACCGGGCAGCAGGACCTGGTGGTCGGCGTGCCGGTGGCCAACCGCAATCGGAGCGAGATCGAGTCGATGGTCGGCAGCTTCGTCAACACCCTGCCGATGCGGGTCGAGCTGACCGGCGAGCCGACCTTCCTCGACCTGCTGCGGCGCTGCCGCCAGGAGGCGGTGGACGGGTACGCCCACCAGGACGTGCCGTTCGAGAAGATCATCGAGGAGATCAACCCCGAGCGGGAGGCCAGCGCGCACACCCCGCTCATCCGGCACATGCTGGGGCTGCACAACACACCGTGGCACGAGCTGCGGGTGCCCGGCCTCACCGTGGACATCCTCACCCTCGACACCGGCAAGGCCCGGTTCGACCTCGAGTTCGAGCTGACCCCCACCGACGACGGCGCCATCGCCGGGCAGCTGTGGTTCGCCGCGGACATCATGGACGAGCCGTACGTGCGGCGGCTGCTGGACTCGGTGTACGCGGTGCTCGCCGCCGCGGTCGCCGATCCGGAGACGCCGGTGTGGCGGCTGCCGCTGATGGCCGCGCCTGCCGACCTCCCGGCCGCTGAAATCCCCGACGCTCCCGTGGCTCTCCCCGCGGACGTGGTGCTGGGGGACCAAGTGCTGACCCAAGCGGAGTTCACCGCGCGCGTCACCGGACTGGCCCACGACCTGCGCGCCAACCATTGCGTGACCGACGGCAGTGTGGTCGCGCTCTGCCTCCCGCACACCGCCGAGCTGGCGGTCGCCCTGCACGCGGTCCTCGCGGCCGGGGCGGTGGCCCTGCCGCTGGACCCGGCCCTGACCCGCGCCGAGCTCACGGCGGCGATCGCGGAAGCGGCCCCGAAGCGCGTGCTCACGACCGCGGCGCTGGTGGAGGTGCTCGGCGACGCCGCCGTCGACGTGGCCACGCTCGGCTCCTCGGTCACGGATCCGCTGCCGCCACCCGCTTCGGACGCGCCCGCGGTCTGCCTGCGGTCGCGAGGCGGCACGCTGACCACCCACTCCCACGCCGAGCTGGCGGCCCGGGTCCGCGCACTGGCGGCCCGGTTCCCGGCCGCGACGGTCGCCGTGTCCCCGGGGGTCAGTCCCGACCTCCTGGTGACCGCCCTGTGGTGGCCGGTCGTGGCCGGCGGCGCCGTCGTGGTCGGGAAGTCCGGTGGGACAGCGGACTTGGTGCTGACCAACCCGGCCCGGCTGTCCACACTGGACACTCCCGCGCGCCGGGTGCTCAGCACGGGGGAGCCGCTGTGGCCGGACGCCGTCGCCGCGTTCGCCCGCGCGTTCCCGGGCACCGAGCTGGTCAACCTCTACTCCCTCGCCGAGGCGGGCCCGGTGGCCGCGCACGTGGTGGACCCGGCCGCGCCGGCGCCCTCCGGCCGGATCCCGGCCGGCTCCCCGCTGGGCGCCCGGCCCCAGGTGCGCGACGAGCGCGGCGAACCCGTGCCGGACGGGGTGGCGGGTGACCTGCACGTGTTCGCGGCCGGCGTCCTGGTGCCCACCGGTGACCGGGCTCGCTGGAACGTCCGGGGCGAGCTGGAGGTTCTCGGCAAGCCGGCGGGGCGCACGTGGGTGGCCGGGCGGCCGGCCGAACTCGGCGACGTCGTCGCGGAGCTGACCGCGCACCCGGCCGTGTCCCGCGCGCACCTCTCCCGCACCGAAAGCGGTGAGCTGATCGCGCACGTCGTGCCCCGGACCGCCCCGCAGGCCGGTGCCGACGGCGGGCGCGAGCGGTTCGTCCAGGACTACCTCGCGCGGGACCCGGAGAGCGACCCGCTGCTCAACCTCACCGGCTGGCGCAGCCCGGACAGCGGCGCGGTGCTGCCCGCGGCGGCGCTGCGCGAGTGGCTCGACGGCGGGGTGCGGCACATCCTGGACGCCGGGCCGCGGCGGGTGCTGGAGATCGGCTGCCGCAACGGGCAGCTGCTGTTCAAGCTCGCCCCCCGCTGTAACGCCTACCGGGCGACCGAGCTGTCCGGCCGCGCCCGCCGCTCCATCGAGCGGCAGCGCGACCGGCTCGCCGCCAAGGCCGGCGTCGTCGAGCTGGCCGACCTGCCCCCCGACGACCTGACCGGCCTCGGCGGGGACTTCGACACCGTCGTGGTCAACGGGCTCGCCGGGTACTGCCCCGGCCCCGGTTACCTCGAACGCGTCCTCGCCGAGGCGGTCCGGGCGACCCGCCCCGGCGGCACCGTGTTCGTCTCCGACGTGGCGGACCTGACCGCCCGGGAGGCGGCGCACCTGGCCGCCGAGGCCGCCCGCGTGCCGGCCGGCGCGCCCGCCGCCCGGCTGCGGGAGGCCGTCGCCCACCGGGCCGCCACCACCGGCGGCCTGGCCCTGCACCCGGACTGGTTCCGCGAGGCGGCCGCCCGGCTGCCCGGGGTGCGGGACGTGGCCGTCCTGCGTCGCGTGGGCACGCACCCCAGTGAGCTGACCCGGTTCCGGTTCGACGTCGTGCTGCACGTGGCTCTCGACGATCCCCTGCCCCCGGTCCGGGAAGCGGCTTGGGCGGACGTCACCACCGACGGGTTGGCCGAATTCCTCGCCGTCGCGCCGGATCTCGTTGTCCTGCACGGCATCCCGGTGGCCGGCCTGACCGGGGTCGCGGCGGCGCTCGACCGGCTCGCCACCGCGGACACCGCCGGCGAAGTGCGCCGGGTCCTCGACGATCCCGAGCCCGGGGTGGACCCGGCCGAGGTGGTGGCCGCGGCGGCCGCGCTGGGCTTCGACGCGGCCGCCGGGCCGGCCGGGGCCGGGTTCGCCGAACTGACCGTGGCCCTGCGCCGGCAGGGGAGCAGCGCCGTGCCGCTTTCGCGGGTGCTCGCCGCGACCGTCCCCGCCGGGGCGTGCCCCGGCCCGCTGGCCGCGGACACCGCCTTCGCCGAGTGGGCCAGGACGATGCCCGCCGTGGTCCGCGGCTGGCTGCGGGACCGGCTGCCGCTCAACGTCGTCCCCGCGTCGGTGGTGCCGGTCACCGCCTGGCCGCACCGTCCCGACGGCTCGACGGAGACCGCCGTCTTCACCGCGGCGGCCGGTGCGGAGCCCGAGGCCGAGACGGACACCGGCGAGCCCCGGACCGCGACGCAGAAGACCGTGCTGAACATCTGGTCGGACATCCTCGGCGTGGACCACATGGGCATCAACGACGACTTCTTCGCCCTCGGCGGCCATTCACTGATGGGGGCACTCGTCGTCGACCGGCTGCGCGAGGAGTTCGCCGTCGACCTGCCGCTGGGCCAGCTGTTCCAGACCCCCACCGTCGCCGAGGTCGCCGAGTACATCGACGGCCGGAGCAGCCCGGGACCGGACCCGGCCCCGGAGGACGAGGCGCCCGCTGTGCCTATTCGTGCGCTGGACCGCTCGGCGTTCCGCCGCAAGCGGCCCGCGTCCTCCCCGTCCGGCGCACAGGAGCGGAGCCGATGA
- a CDS encoding MbtH family protein codes for MAEAAATETGEQTFVVVLNDELQYSIWRADADVPAGWRAEGTSGTKEECLAHIDRVWTDMRPLSLRQRMDAS; via the coding sequence ATGGCTGAGGCAGCCGCGACGGAGACCGGTGAGCAGACCTTCGTGGTCGTGCTCAACGACGAGCTGCAGTACTCGATCTGGCGGGCGGACGCCGACGTGCCGGCCGGGTGGCGGGCCGAGGGCACCTCGGGCACCAAGGAGGAGTGCCTCGCCCACATCGACCGGGTGTGGACCGACATGCGGCCGCTGAGCCTGCGGCAGCGGATGGACGCGTCATGA
- a CDS encoding MFS transporter: MAATGTTSKRSDPRFWYLWSATTISGLGDGVRFAAFALFAAVLTRDPLLVALVTVAGQLPWLLAGPFTGVVVDRFDRVRTLWLCELGRTALMGAFTLVTVFGGVGIAVLAGTAFLLSCIDTLADNLSQAITPSVAGSRSLDSANSLLFGGQMVTTEFIGTPIAAFLFAWAAAVPFAVDTVSFLLSGLLIAALGRRLPPVPREPRTGRRPVLTDTADALRRLLRHPLLRSLCLLMGVLNFAIVGVLGIAVLYALEVLHVSPAMYGLLMALIAVGGLLGFVVTPALSARIGARRTLLLAFALCPAPLLVAALTSDAWVAAPALLLVGAAASLGGVVSTTLRLRLIPAETYGRVNAAYRLFVNGLAPLGAFAGGLAAQQFTLRAPFFVAAAATAGLVAFGPRLLRGLRE, from the coding sequence ATGGCCGCCACCGGGACCACTTCGAAGCGGTCGGACCCGAGGTTCTGGTACCTCTGGAGCGCCACGACCATCTCCGGTCTCGGCGACGGCGTGCGCTTCGCCGCCTTCGCGCTCTTCGCCGCGGTGCTGACCCGAGACCCCCTCCTGGTCGCCCTGGTGACGGTGGCCGGGCAGCTCCCGTGGCTGCTGGCCGGCCCGTTCACCGGGGTGGTCGTCGACCGGTTCGACCGGGTGCGGACGCTGTGGCTCTGCGAACTGGGCCGGACGGCGTTGATGGGCGCGTTCACCCTGGTCACCGTGTTCGGCGGGGTCGGCATCGCGGTCTTGGCCGGCACGGCCTTCCTGCTCAGCTGCATCGACACGCTGGCCGACAACCTGTCGCAGGCGATCACGCCGAGCGTGGCCGGGTCGCGGTCGCTGGACTCGGCCAACAGCCTGCTCTTCGGCGGGCAGATGGTCACCACCGAGTTCATCGGCACGCCCATCGCGGCGTTCCTGTTCGCCTGGGCGGCGGCCGTGCCGTTCGCCGTGGACACCGTCAGCTTCCTGCTGTCGGGGCTGCTGATCGCCGCACTGGGCCGGCGGCTGCCTCCGGTGCCGCGCGAACCGCGGACGGGGCGGCGCCCGGTGCTCACCGACACCGCCGACGCCCTGCGCCGGCTGCTGCGCCACCCGCTGCTGCGGTCGCTGTGCCTGCTCATGGGCGTGCTGAACTTCGCCATCGTCGGGGTCCTCGGCATCGCCGTCCTGTACGCGCTGGAGGTGCTGCACGTCAGCCCGGCGATGTACGGGCTGCTCATGGCGCTCATCGCGGTGGGCGGCCTGCTCGGGTTCGTGGTCACCCCGGCCCTCAGCGCGCGGATCGGCGCGCGGCGGACGCTCCTGCTGGCGTTCGCGCTCTGTCCCGCCCCGCTGCTGGTGGCCGCGCTGACCTCGGACGCCTGGGTCGCGGCACCCGCGTTGCTGCTGGTCGGGGCGGCCGCGTCGCTGGGCGGGGTGGTGAGCACGACGCTGCGGCTGCGGCTGATCCCGGCCGAGACCTACGGGCGGGTCAACGCCGCCTACCGGCTGTTCGTCAACGGCCTCGCCCCGCTCGGTGCCTTCGCCGGTGGCCTCGCCGCCCAGCAGTTCACGCTGCGGGCACCGTTCTTCGTCGCGGCGGCGGCGACGGCGGGTCTGGTCGCGTTCGGCCCTCGGCTGCTGCGCGGGCTGCGCGAGTAG
- a CDS encoding non-ribosomal peptide synthetase: MTVTFKPVSSPPAAGEVRSVPEATLPQLFEAAVRAHPTAPALLSDETGVLTFAELNAKANRLAHLLIGLGAGPERVVGVALPRSPDAVVALVAVLKAGAVYLPLNPDYPAERLAAMVADADPVTVLTAAGVGFGSAPALEWDSLALGDFPDTDPADADRIAPLDPAHPLYLIYTSGSTGVPKGVAMPAASLVNLLAWHAGRFAVGPGTRTANLSAIGFDFAMHEILSALVHAKCLVVPAEDVRTDPIRLARWLDRHRVHQVFLPNVLIESLCEAAGVAGVALADLRDIIQSGEPLVLGETLRGFLRTHPGLRVHNHYGATEMQDATAWSSGRTEVPTIGTPLWNVRVHVLDDDLRPVPDGEPGDLYVAGAGLARGYLGRPGLTAERYLPDPFGAPGQRMYRTGDLARWNADGELECLGRQDNQVKINGFRVELGEIATRLRTLPGVRQALVLPRPAASGGKQLVAYVVGADLDVVAIRGELARTLPAHMVPAAVLALPELPVAPNGKVDLKALPSPAFATGRAEAETPEQQTLVDAFAAALGVPAGVDDDFLALGGDSLGAVRLVVLARRAGLALDTRQVFELGTPRKLAAAAAGAAAPAIPVRPLVALHHHQLNRLRAVHPDLTEILPVTPVQQGFLFHRLQETDSYTEQLRLELTGPVDARALRTAATSVLRRHAPLRAAFEVAGLPEPLQIIVGELEAPWRETDLSALDPAEARARADVLAARSQATPFDVRTPPLLRLHLVHLPGGAAHLLLDYHHLLLDGWSVTLLVRELLTPQETPAPPLRDWFRVLRARDREAAAAAWQSTLDGITPTVLAAPSTGSSESAHHVFDLPAPVTGRLVELARTDRLTLNTIVVALWGVVLAAETGGRPAVFGTTVSGRMADVPEVENLVAMLVNTVPVVVKVAPGEPARAFLRRVRAEQLALAPHEHLGLGTIRRLASWDAEFDTLLVFENPDLLLDDPRIADVRHSDDTHYALSLLVTPGETLRIAFTYRPHLIPETRVRRLADALTAHLTAVAEDGEKPVGT; the protein is encoded by the coding sequence ATGACTGTGACTTTCAAGCCGGTGTCGTCCCCGCCGGCCGCCGGCGAGGTCCGGTCCGTTCCCGAGGCGACCCTGCCGCAACTCTTCGAAGCCGCCGTGCGGGCGCACCCGACGGCTCCCGCCCTGCTCAGCGACGAGACGGGCGTCCTCACCTTCGCGGAGCTGAACGCGAAGGCGAACCGGCTCGCGCACCTGCTGATCGGCCTGGGCGCCGGGCCGGAGCGGGTCGTGGGGGTGGCGCTGCCCCGGTCACCGGACGCGGTCGTCGCGCTCGTGGCGGTGCTGAAGGCGGGCGCGGTCTACCTGCCGCTGAACCCGGACTACCCGGCGGAACGCCTGGCCGCGATGGTCGCCGACGCCGACCCGGTCACCGTGCTCACCGCGGCCGGCGTCGGCTTCGGCTCCGCCCCGGCGCTCGAGTGGGACAGCCTCGCGCTCGGGGACTTCCCGGACACCGACCCGGCCGACGCCGACCGGATCGCCCCGCTGGACCCGGCGCACCCGCTGTACCTGATCTACACCTCCGGCTCGACCGGCGTCCCCAAGGGCGTCGCGATGCCCGCCGCGAGCCTGGTCAACCTGCTGGCCTGGCACGCCGGCCGGTTCGCCGTCGGGCCGGGCACGCGCACGGCCAACCTGTCCGCCATCGGGTTCGACTTCGCCATGCACGAGATCCTCTCCGCCCTGGTGCACGCCAAGTGCCTGGTCGTGCCGGCCGAGGACGTCCGCACCGACCCGATCCGGCTGGCCCGCTGGCTCGACCGGCACCGGGTGCACCAGGTGTTCCTGCCGAACGTGCTCATCGAGTCCCTCTGCGAGGCGGCGGGCGTGGCCGGGGTCGCACTGGCCGACCTGCGCGACATCATCCAGTCCGGCGAACCCCTGGTCCTCGGCGAGACGCTGCGCGGCTTCCTCCGCACCCACCCCGGGCTGCGGGTCCACAACCACTACGGCGCCACCGAAATGCAGGACGCGACCGCGTGGTCCTCCGGCCGGACCGAGGTGCCGACCATCGGCACTCCACTGTGGAACGTCCGGGTCCACGTGCTGGACGACGACCTGCGGCCGGTGCCGGACGGCGAGCCGGGCGACCTCTACGTCGCGGGCGCGGGCCTGGCCCGCGGCTACCTGGGACGGCCCGGGCTGACCGCGGAACGCTACCTGCCCGACCCGTTCGGCGCGCCGGGGCAGCGGATGTACCGCACCGGCGACCTGGCGCGGTGGAACGCCGACGGTGAGCTGGAATGCCTGGGGCGCCAGGACAACCAGGTCAAGATCAACGGGTTCCGGGTGGAGCTGGGCGAGATCGCGACCCGGCTGCGGACGCTGCCGGGCGTGCGGCAGGCCCTGGTGCTGCCCCGGCCGGCGGCCAGCGGCGGCAAGCAGCTCGTGGCCTACGTGGTCGGCGCGGACCTCGACGTCGTGGCGATCCGAGGCGAGCTGGCGCGGACGCTGCCCGCGCACATGGTGCCCGCCGCGGTGCTGGCGCTGCCGGAACTGCCGGTCGCCCCGAACGGCAAGGTGGACCTGAAAGCATTGCCGTCACCCGCATTCGCGACCGGGCGCGCCGAAGCGGAGACCCCGGAGCAGCAGACGCTGGTGGACGCCTTCGCCGCGGCGCTCGGCGTCCCCGCCGGGGTGGACGACGACTTCCTCGCCCTCGGCGGTGACAGCCTCGGCGCGGTGCGGCTGGTGGTCCTGGCCCGGCGCGCCGGGCTGGCGCTCGACACCCGGCAGGTGTTCGAGCTGGGCACCCCGCGCAAGCTCGCCGCCGCCGCGGCGGGCGCGGCGGCCCCGGCGATCCCGGTGCGGCCGCTGGTGGCCCTGCACCACCACCAGCTCAACCGGCTGCGGGCGGTCCACCCGGACCTGACGGAGATCCTGCCGGTGACCCCGGTGCAGCAGGGGTTCCTGTTCCACCGCCTGCAGGAAACCGACAGCTACACCGAGCAGCTGCGGCTCGAGCTGACCGGCCCGGTGGACGCGCGGGCGCTGCGTACCGCGGCCACTTCGGTGCTGCGTCGGCACGCTCCGCTGCGGGCGGCGTTCGAAGTCGCCGGCCTCCCGGAACCCTTGCAGATCATCGTGGGCGAACTCGAGGCGCCGTGGCGGGAGACCGACCTGAGCGCGCTCGACCCGGCCGAAGCGCGGGCCCGGGCGGACGTCCTGGCCGCCCGGAGCCAGGCCACCCCGTTCGACGTGCGCACGCCCCCGCTCCTGCGCCTGCACCTCGTCCACCTCCCGGGTGGGGCCGCCCACCTCCTCCTCGACTACCACCACCTCCTGCTCGACGGCTGGTCGGTGACGCTCCTGGTGCGCGAACTCCTGACGCCCCAGGAGACTCCGGCGCCACCCCTGCGTGACTGGTTCCGCGTCCTGCGCGCCAGGGACCGGGAGGCGGCGGCCGCGGCCTGGCAGTCCACATTGGACGGCATCACCCCGACCGTGCTCGCCGCGCCCTCGACCGGCTCGTCCGAGTCGGCGCACCACGTCTTCGACCTGCCCGCCCCGGTGACGGGCCGCCTGGTGGAGCTGGCGAGGACCGATCGGCTGACGTTGAACACGATCGTGGTGGCGCTCTGGGGCGTCGTCCTGGCCGCCGAGACCGGCGGGCGGCCGGCGGTGTTCGGGACGACGGTGTCCGGGCGGATGGCCGACGTGCCCGAGGTGGAGAACCTGGTCGCGATGCTGGTCAACACCGTGCCCGTGGTGGTGAAGGTGGCTCCGGGCGAACCGGCGCGGGCGTTCCTGCGGCGGGTGCGGGCCGAGCAGCTCGCCCTGGCCCCGCACGAGCACCTCGGCCTCGGCACGATCCGGCGCCTGGCGTCCTGGGACGCGGAGTTCGACACGCTGCTGGTGTTCGAGAACCCCGACCTGCTGCTCGACGACCCGCGGATCGCCGACGTGCGGCACAGCGACGACACGCACTACGCGCTGAGCCTGCTGGTCACCCCGGGGGAAACGCTGCGGATCGCCTTCACCTACCGGCCCCACCTCATCCCGGAGACCCGGGTCCGCCGCCTGGCGGACGCGCTGACCGCACACCTGACCGCGGTCGCCGAAGACGGGGAGAAGCCGGTAGGTACCTGA
- a CDS encoding amino acid adenylation domain-containing protein encodes MSVDTPTRTGSRPAHRWVEQRAAETPDAVAVLADTDLTSVSLTYRELDESANRIAHWLRARGVGAEDRVGVHLDRGLDLVAVLLGIFKAGAVYVPLDPHLPAARLAHVLADSAPSVTLTEGDLPGALPVETVRAEWASFPATRPEVPYLGATAAYVVYTSGSTGTPKGVVVPYEALATQLGWLCARFGFGPADVVLHKTPLASDPSLWELLVPVMSGGRLVLAEPLNHGDPAYLLDVHDHYGVTACDFFPSLLRHFLAEPRAAERAAALRTVICGGEELNAELATRFAAVLPGATLYNLYGPTEATIAVTLHQVAAAGVTDPIPIGSPIPGTEILVLDPAGAPCPAGVTGELVIAGGQLARGYQGRPAQTAERFVPHPGRAGERLYRTGDRARWRPDGALEFLGRLDHQVKIRGHRVEPAEVEAALTACPEVAQAVVLAQAAPGGGPRLVAYLTRSAAGPELPAAALRRALAGQLPPAMIPAVFVWLDRFPLTAVGKIDRAALPDPAG; translated from the coding sequence ATGTCAGTCGACACCCCCACCCGGACCGGGAGCCGGCCGGCACACCGGTGGGTCGAGCAGCGGGCCGCCGAGACGCCGGACGCGGTGGCGGTGCTCGCCGACACGGACCTGACGTCGGTGTCGCTCACCTACCGCGAGCTGGACGAGTCGGCCAACCGGATCGCGCACTGGCTGCGCGCCCGCGGTGTCGGCGCCGAGGACCGCGTCGGAGTGCACCTGGACCGCGGCCTCGATCTGGTCGCCGTACTGCTCGGCATCTTCAAGGCCGGCGCGGTCTACGTGCCGCTCGACCCGCACCTGCCCGCCGCCCGGCTGGCGCACGTCTTGGCCGACTCGGCCCCGTCGGTGACGCTCACCGAGGGCGACCTGCCGGGCGCCCTCCCGGTGGAAACGGTGCGCGCGGAGTGGGCGAGTTTCCCGGCGACCCGGCCGGAAGTGCCGTACCTGGGGGCGACGGCCGCCTACGTCGTCTACACGTCCGGGTCGACCGGGACGCCGAAGGGCGTGGTGGTGCCGTACGAGGCACTGGCCACCCAGCTGGGGTGGCTGTGCGCGCGGTTCGGGTTCGGGCCCGCCGACGTCGTCCTGCACAAGACCCCGCTGGCGTCGGACCCGTCGCTGTGGGAGCTGCTGGTGCCGGTGATGAGCGGGGGCCGGCTGGTGCTCGCCGAGCCGCTCAACCACGGCGACCCCGCCTACCTGCTCGACGTGCACGACCACTACGGCGTCACCGCGTGCGACTTCTTCCCCTCTCTGCTGCGCCACTTCCTGGCCGAACCGCGCGCCGCCGAGCGCGCGGCCGCGCTGCGCACGGTGATCTGCGGCGGCGAGGAGCTCAACGCCGAGCTGGCCACCCGCTTCGCCGCGGTGCTCCCCGGCGCCACGCTGTACAACCTCTACGGGCCCACCGAGGCGACGATCGCGGTCACCCTGCACCAGGTCGCCGCGGCCGGGGTGACCGACCCCATTCCGATCGGCAGTCCCATTCCCGGCACGGAGATCCTCGTGCTCGACCCTGCGGGCGCGCCGTGCCCGGCCGGGGTCACCGGCGAGCTGGTCATCGCGGGCGGGCAGCTGGCCCGGGGCTACCAGGGCCGCCCGGCCCAGACCGCGGAGCGCTTCGTGCCGCACCCCGGGCGCGCCGGGGAACGCCTGTACCGCACCGGGGACCGGGCCCGGTGGCGGCCGGACGGCGCCCTGGAGTTCCTCGGCCGGCTGGACCACCAGGTCAAGATCCGCGGCCACCGGGTGGAGCCCGCCGAGGTCGAGGCGGCGCTGACCGCGTGCCCCGAGGTCGCCCAGGCCGTGGTGCTGGCGCAGGCCGCACCCGGCGGCGGGCCGCGGCTGGTGGCCTACCTGACCCGCTCGGCGGCCGGGCCGGAGCTACCGGCCGCGGCGCTGCGCCGCGCGCTGGCCGGGCAGCTGCCCCCGGCGATGATCCCGGCCGTTTTCGTGTGGCTGGACAGGTTCCCGCTCACCGCCGTCGGCAAGATCGACCGGGCCGCCCTGCCGGATCCGGCCGGGTGA